Proteins found in one Quercus robur chromosome 2, dhQueRobu3.1, whole genome shotgun sequence genomic segment:
- the LOC126715828 gene encoding DNA topoisomerase 2-like — METKSQPVISKCKESENWTKVSFKPDLAKFNMTHLEDNMVALMKKRVFDLAGCLRKSVKVDLSGTRVTVKSFTDYVNVYSDSAAKSKPEKPPSYDVKVNDRWEICVSLSDGQFQPVSFVNSIATTKGGTHVDYISNQITNHIK, encoded by the exons ATGGAAACAAAATCTCAGCCAGTCATTTCAAAGTGCAAAGAGAGTGAGAATTGGACTAAGGTTTCATTTAAGCCCGACTTGGCAAAATTTAACATGACTCATCTTGAGGACAACATGGTTGCGCTGATGAAAAAGCGGGTATTTGACTTGGCTGGGTGCCTTAGGAAGTCTGTGAAGGTTGACCTGAGTGGAACTCGGGTCACCGTAAAATCATTTACTGATTATGTTAATGTCTACTCAGATTCGGCTGCTAAATCTAAACCTGAGAAACCTCCAAG CTATGATGTGAAAGTTAATGATAGGTGGGAGATATGCGTGAGTCTTAGTGATGGGCAGTTTCAACCG GTCAGCTTTGTGAATTCGATTGCCACAACCAAGGGTGGAACTCATGTTGATTATATCAGTAATCAAATTACAAAccatataaaatga